The sequence below is a genomic window from Lentimicrobium saccharophilum.
GGTAAAAGACCTGCTTGAAAAGGTTGGCCTGAAGCCTGAACATTACCACCGCTACCCCCACCAGTTTTCGGGCGGACAGCGCCAAAGGATCTGTATCGCCAGGGCGCTTGCCCTGAATCCCGAATTTATTATCTGCGACGAGTCTGTCTCAGCCCTGGATGTTTCCGTTCAGGCTCAGGTTCTCAACCTGTTGAACGACCTGAAAACAGATTACGGGTTCACCTTTATTTTCATATCCCACGACTTATCTGTCGTACGGTTTATGTCTGACAGAATCATGGTGATGAAGGAAGGAAAGATTATTGAATCGGGCGAAGCGGATACCCTCTGTGAAAAACCGCAGAAAGCTTATACACGGGACCTGATTGCGGCAATTCCCGGCAAGGCGTTTAATCCAGCGCCCTGATTACTTCCTCAGCCCTGAAAGGCTTGGTAATGTATCCATCCATACCGACAGCATAACAGCGTTCGCTTTCATCAGACACTGAGCTGGCGGTCATAGCGAAAATCTTAACCTTTTTACGGTTTTCCGATTCCTCAATTTCCCTTATCTTCAGTGTGGCCTCAAACCCATCGAGTTCCGGCATGTGTAAATCCATCAGCACCAGATCATAATCCTGTTTCCGGAATTTCTCCACCGCTATGCGACCGTTATCCGCTATATCAATGGTCTGCTGGTACTTTTGCAGCAATAACAGTGCGACCTTCTGATTGATGGCATTGTCCTCGGCTATCAGAATTTTTTTCCTTTCGTTCTCCATTCCTGAATTCTGTTGAAATGTTACTTGCTGTCGTTCCGGCCCGATCCGGTAATCCGGATTTTATAAAAATTACTGAATACCAACAGGAAGCATCCCGCCTGCCAAAAGCCAGTTTTTCCTGTCGTTGTATTTATCTGTCTTTTTATGAAAAGTAATCCCTGATCTGCGTTATTTTCTGAATTTTTTTTATAAAAACGGCATTCTGCGGCCTTTTTGGCAATTCCGGATTTCAAATCCGGTTAAATTCCTACCTTTACAATAATAATTATCTGACCATGGCAAAAAAGAAAAATCCCAGAGCAAAGACGGTAAAACACGACCCGTTTATCAATACGGTTGAGGCGCTCTTCTCATCCAATCCGTTTAAATCATTTAATTTCAGGCAGGTCGCCAAAATGCTAGGGGTAACCGACAAAGTGAGCCGTGAAATGGTAAAGACGCTGCTTGAAAAACTGGCGGCAGGAAATGTGATTCTTGAACTGAACCGCGGAAAATACAAGTATAATCCCGAATTACTTGCCGATAAACTGCTGAACACCACCATTATCGGAATTGTGGACATGAAGCAGACCGGCAAGGCCTACGTATCAACGCCCGACCTTGATGAGGATGTGTTTATTTCCGCCAATAACACCGGCCACGCGCTGCACGGTGACAAGGTGAAGGTTCATCTCTTCCCGATGCGCAAAGGGCGGAAAACAGAGGGACAGATTGTTGAAGTACTTCAGCGGGGAAGAAGTCAGTTTGTAGGCACGGTTCAGATCAGCGGCAAGTTTGCGTTTCTGGTGCCCGATGATGTTGCAATTCCGGTTGATATTTTCATACCGCGTGAATCGCTCAACAAGGCCGGTCACGGGCAGAAAGCCATCGCACGCATTACGGAATGGCCCGAGCGGTCGAAAAATCCGTTTGGTGAAATCATTCAGGTCCTCGGCAAACCCGGCGACAATAACGTGGAGATGAACTCCATCCTGGCTTCATTCGAGTTTCCGCTTCAGTTCAAACCGGAGACCCTGAAAGAAGCGGAAAAAATTCCCGTGGAAATCTCTCCGGCCGAAATAGCCGTGCGCAGGGATTTCAGGAATATATGGACCTGCACCATCGACCCGCCGGATGCCAAGGACTTTGACGATGCCCTTTCGCTCCGTAAGCTCGAAAACGGAGAATGGGAAGTCGGGGTTCATATTGCCGACGTTTCGCATTATGTAAAACCCGGAACTGCCATTGACAAGGAAGGATACGAAAGAGGCACCTCAATATATCTGGTTGACAGAACCATTCCCATGCTCCCGGAAAAACTCTCCAATATGGTCTGCTCCCTTAGGCCCAACGAAGATAAGTTGTGCTTTTCCGCCGTATTTAATATGGATGAACAGGGCAAAATAAGCCGGGAGTGGTTCGGCAAAACCATCATAAACAGCAACCGCCGCTATAATTATGAGGAAGTGCAGGCGATGATCGAAGGAGCCGATGGCGATTTTAAACAGGAACTGCTGATACTGAACGGCCTGGCTACCAGATTGCGGGAAGAAAGATTCAAAAAAGGCTCCATTGCCTTCCACACCCAGGAAGTTAAATTTGTGCTGGATGAAACGGGTAAACCCATTGATACCTATATCAAGGAGCAAAAGGAAGCCAATATGCTTATTGAGGACTTTATGCTGCTTGCCAACCGGAGGGTTGCTGAAAAGATCGGCCGTAAGACGGGCGATTCCAAACCAAAAACTTTTGTTTATCGTATTCATGACGAGCCCAACCCGGAAAAACTCCAGCGTTTTGCAGAATTCCTCACCAAGCTGGGTTACAAAATCAACCTGGGTACCCGCAAAGGACTGGCCAGTTCCTTCAACCACCTTTTTGATCAGATCGCTGGAAAGGGAGAGGAAAACATGATCGAATCCATTGCCATCAGGACAATGTCGAAAGCGGAATACTCCACGGTTAATCTCGGTCACTATGGCCTTGCATTCCAGTATTACACCCACTTCACCTCGCCCATCCGCCGCTATCCCGACCTGATGGTACACCGCCTTCTGGAAAGGTACCTTGCCGGAAAACCATCGGTAAACAAAGATGAATATGAAGAATACTGTGTTCACAGTTCCGATATGGAGCGAAAGGCGGTTGAAGCGGAACGTGCTTCGGTAAAATACAAGCAGGCAGAATTCCTGATGGATAAAATAGGCCAGGCATTCAGCGGACTGATCTCCGGCGTGAGTAAGTACGGCATTTACGTTGAGCTGGAAGGAAGCAAATGTGAGGGGATGGTATCACTGAAATATATGGATGATGATTTCTATTACCTTGACGATGAAAATTACAGGGTGATCGGACAGCATCATGGCAGGGAATTCAAGCTGGGCGACCCGGTACGCATCCGCGTGAAGCGGGTGGACCTGCAAAAAAAACAGATGGATTTTGTACTTGATTCGAATGGCGTTGATCCAAAAAGGAGATGAATTGTTTAAATACCAAATCATTGAACTATGGAAAATTTTATCGCTTATAATCCCACCACGCTGCATTTTGGCAGGGATGTTCTCCGTACCCTCGGACAAACGGTCAACCGTTATGGTAAAAAGGTACTGCTGGTTTACGGAAAAGGTTCAATCAAAAAGAACGGGCTGTACGATGAAGTGTTAAAACAACTTGAATCCATCGGTGCAGAAGTATATGAATACGGCGGCATCCGGTCAAATCCGGTTGTTCAGGATGTAGATGCGGCAGCGGCTATCGGCCGTGAAAATATGGTGGATGTAATCCTGGCCGTTGGCGGGGGAAGCGTAATCGACTCTGCTAAGGTGATTTCGGTGGCCATTCCTGTTGAAATCCCTGCCTGGGATTTCTTTTCACGAAGGGCCATGCCAAGAAGCGCTGTTCCGCTGATTGCCGTGTTGACACTGGCTGCCACAGGCACCGAAATGAACCAGTTTGCAGTTTTATCGAATCACGAAGCAGAAGTTAAAGGAAGTATCGGCAGCCCGCTGATCTTTCCCAAACACTCCTTCCTCGATCCTCAATTGACCATCCCGGTGCCGCGCAATTACACGGCTTATGGCATTGCCGATCTGATTGCACACGCGCTTGAGGCTTATTTCGGGAAAGGGGAAGATGCCACCCTTACCGACCGGTTTGTATTTTCTATCATCAGAGAGGCAATGGAATATGGCCCTGCCCTGCTTGATGACCTCTCAAACTATGAGTTAAGGGCAAAAATTATGTTTGCCGCTACCATGGCCCTGAACGGGATGACCATGTACGGGCGTGCATCGGGTGAATGGGGGGTACACAGCATCGGGCATATCCTCTCCCTGATTTATGATGTACCGCACGGGGCATCCCTGACTATTGTCTATCCGGCCTGGATGCGGTTACTACGTGACCGGATTCCTCACCGCCTCGCACAATTGGGTGAAAATCTTTTTAATGTCAGGGATCCGGAAGAAACAATTTCCCGGTTCGAGGATTTCTTCCGCCGCATCGAATGCCCGGTCAGACTTAAGGAAGCAACCGGCGATCAGGCCAACCCGGAGGAGATTTTCAGGGTAATGGTCAGCAATAAAGCGGCCACCTATGTTCACAAACTGGATCATGACGACTACAGGAAGATTATTGAATTAATGATGTAACTTTACTCTTCCAAACCCGGTTAGTTTTATGGCAAATAAAAACAAAAAACGCGGTTTTATCGGAAGGTTGGTCCATCGAATATTTAAAAGTCAGAGAGAGGCTTTTTATGGTCCGCATCAACCATTGGCCGGCATTCCGCATCAGGAACCGGTAAACCCGGCTAAACGGAAAAATAAACCGGCACCTGCTGAACCAAAACCGGTGAACCGCGAAACCCTTGCCGCAAACCTGCTGAACCAAAACCTGAACAGGCAACCTGAACAGCCCGGTAATCAGAATTCTTTACCAGTAAATCCTGACAGGGAACGCCCGGTCTTCCCTGTAAAGCAGGTGACAAAACCAGGAAAAAGAAAATCACTACTGAAAAGACTTTTAAAAAGAAGCAAAAAAAGGCAGGAAGAACCAGCTATAAAAATCGAAAAACCCAGGCCTGAAAGGCTCAACCAGGTTTTGCGTTCCGAAATCAGGCCCATGTTAAATTCCCTGGGGCTTTTCCTGCTTTCGTACATGGTGGTTTATTTTATCTACCAGTTTGCCGCTATAATTGCTGCATCCGGCTTTGGGATCGATTCAGTGCTCTATTATTACGAGCTTTACTTTCCTATTGGAAATTACAGCCCTTTATGGTCGAGATTGAATATCATTGCCATTACTTTCATCAGCCCGCTTATCTCGCTGGGTATAGCCATTATCCTGCTCAGGGGGATTCTTCCGCGTGAAAAACCCGGAGTCCAGGCACGGTTATTTTTTCTCTGGACAGCTTACCACGGTGCCACACATTTTCTCGGCGCCTTTGTTGCCGGTATAGTCACTGACCTGGGGTTCGGATACGTTGCCAACTGGCTATATATGAATGTATCCATAAAACTCCTGATATCCCTTGTGTTTCTGTTTATTCTTGTGGTTACCGGCTATCACAGCACCCGCTTTGCCATAGAAACCATCGCGCCGGCCCAGCGCAACAACAAATCCAGGGTAAGAAAGGCATTGTTTTTCCGGTTT
It includes:
- a CDS encoding response regulator, translated to MENERKKILIAEDNAINQKVALLLLQKYQQTIDIADNGRIAVEKFRKQDYDLVLMDLHMPELDGFEATLKIREIEESENRKKVKIFAMTASSVSDESERCYAVGMDGYITKPFRAEEVIRALD
- the rnr gene encoding ribonuclease R, whose translation is MAKKKNPRAKTVKHDPFINTVEALFSSNPFKSFNFRQVAKMLGVTDKVSREMVKTLLEKLAAGNVILELNRGKYKYNPELLADKLLNTTIIGIVDMKQTGKAYVSTPDLDEDVFISANNTGHALHGDKVKVHLFPMRKGRKTEGQIVEVLQRGRSQFVGTVQISGKFAFLVPDDVAIPVDIFIPRESLNKAGHGQKAIARITEWPERSKNPFGEIIQVLGKPGDNNVEMNSILASFEFPLQFKPETLKEAEKIPVEISPAEIAVRRDFRNIWTCTIDPPDAKDFDDALSLRKLENGEWEVGVHIADVSHYVKPGTAIDKEGYERGTSIYLVDRTIPMLPEKLSNMVCSLRPNEDKLCFSAVFNMDEQGKISREWFGKTIINSNRRYNYEEVQAMIEGADGDFKQELLILNGLATRLREERFKKGSIAFHTQEVKFVLDETGKPIDTYIKEQKEANMLIEDFMLLANRRVAEKIGRKTGDSKPKTFVYRIHDEPNPEKLQRFAEFLTKLGYKINLGTRKGLASSFNHLFDQIAGKGEENMIESIAIRTMSKAEYSTVNLGHYGLAFQYYTHFTSPIRRYPDLMVHRLLERYLAGKPSVNKDEYEEYCVHSSDMERKAVEAERASVKYKQAEFLMDKIGQAFSGLISGVSKYGIYVELEGSKCEGMVSLKYMDDDFYYLDDENYRVIGQHHGREFKLGDPVRIRVKRVDLQKKQMDFVLDSNGVDPKRR
- a CDS encoding iron-containing alcohol dehydrogenase, with the translated sequence MENFIAYNPTTLHFGRDVLRTLGQTVNRYGKKVLLVYGKGSIKKNGLYDEVLKQLESIGAEVYEYGGIRSNPVVQDVDAAAAIGRENMVDVILAVGGGSVIDSAKVISVAIPVEIPAWDFFSRRAMPRSAVPLIAVLTLAATGTEMNQFAVLSNHEAEVKGSIGSPLIFPKHSFLDPQLTIPVPRNYTAYGIADLIAHALEAYFGKGEDATLTDRFVFSIIREAMEYGPALLDDLSNYELRAKIMFAATMALNGMTMYGRASGEWGVHSIGHILSLIYDVPHGASLTIVYPAWMRLLRDRIPHRLAQLGENLFNVRDPEETISRFEDFFRRIECPVRLKEATGDQANPEEIFRVMVSNKAATYVHKLDHDDYRKIIELMM